In a single window of the Limnochorda sp. L945t genome:
- a CDS encoding ABC transporter substrate-binding protein, giving the protein MRSSRMPWIVVALGLVLALGWVLPALAAEIAIGLNVELTGSIPQVGQSSLNGARLAVDEINQAGGVKVGNQRYTIRLLVEDNEDKAQSAVAVAQKLYFQNGVLAMIGPNASRNAVPAADVAESAHAPMITPWSTNPNATKGKQWVFRACFTDDFQGQVVASFARQHFKAQRAAVLYDVASEYNKGIAEVFRQSFTRLGGQVVAFETYTTGDKDFLSQLTKIRAARPDILFLPNYYSEVPLQVQQARQIGLNVPIIGSDSWGFAGLLELGGSDMEGLMYTTHYAPDIATPTAQTFIKRYQERYGSLPDDVAALTYDAFGLLVTALEKAGKPDRQAVRDALASIERYDGVTGTMQFAGSGDPIKSAVVIQIKNGQFKYFTTATP; this is encoded by the coding sequence GTGCGCAGCAGCCGAATGCCATGGATTGTCGTGGCCCTGGGGCTGGTCCTGGCCCTCGGGTGGGTCTTGCCCGCCCTGGCGGCGGAGATCGCGATCGGTCTCAACGTGGAGCTCACCGGGAGCATCCCCCAGGTCGGCCAATCCAGCCTCAACGGAGCGCGCCTGGCCGTGGACGAGATCAACCAGGCCGGCGGTGTGAAGGTCGGTAACCAGCGCTACACGATCCGCCTGCTGGTCGAGGACAACGAAGACAAGGCGCAGTCGGCCGTCGCCGTCGCCCAGAAGCTGTACTTCCAAAACGGCGTGCTGGCCATGATCGGCCCCAACGCCAGCCGCAACGCGGTGCCGGCCGCCGACGTGGCCGAATCGGCCCACGCCCCCATGATTACGCCCTGGTCGACCAACCCCAATGCGACCAAGGGCAAGCAGTGGGTCTTCCGCGCTTGCTTCACGGACGACTTCCAGGGGCAGGTCGTCGCATCCTTCGCCCGCCAGCACTTCAAGGCGCAGCGAGCGGCCGTCCTCTACGACGTCGCGAGCGAGTACAACAAGGGCATCGCGGAAGTGTTCCGCCAGAGCTTCACCAGGCTCGGCGGCCAGGTGGTCGCGTTCGAGACCTACACCACCGGGGACAAAGACTTCCTCTCCCAGCTCACCAAGATCCGGGCGGCGAGGCCTGACATCCTCTTCCTGCCCAACTACTACAGCGAGGTGCCGCTGCAGGTCCAGCAGGCCCGGCAGATCGGGCTCAACGTCCCGATCATCGGCTCCGACTCCTGGGGCTTCGCGGGGCTCCTGGAGCTGGGAGGCTCCGACATGGAAGGGCTCATGTACACCACCCACTACGCGCCCGACATCGCCACCCCCACCGCCCAGACGTTCATCAAGCGCTACCAGGAGCGTTACGGGAGCCTCCCGGACGACGTGGCCGCCCTCACGTACGACGCCTTCGGGCTGCTGGTGACCGCGCTCGAGAAGGCGGGCAAGCCCGATCGCCAGGCCGTACGAGATGCCCTCGCCTCCATCGAGCGGTACGACGGAGTGACCGGCACGATGCAGTTCGCCGGATCGGGCGACCCCATCAAGAGCGCCGTGGTGATCCAGATCAAGAACGGGCAGTTCAAATACTTCACGACCGCGACGCCTTGA
- a CDS encoding HAD family hydrolase translates to MVPRFLVSDIDGTLLDTGGRLSEINEHALRRLVERGLPVTLATGRTAAATLPLARRLGIRLPVVTFNGAQVVKEDGTVCFQQHLAPEAVDAVVRLAGRSALAGFVYGRSGITPVAGGERLRDHLLIEDREHLLPPWPAGATGHAPWWREGGAVKVLLLAPDPEAADAFAREAARPEFGHLFGLLRSAPDCVEVMAPGVSKAAGLAYLLRWLRLRPAEVVAVGNALNDLQMIQLAGAGVAVLDAEPELLAAADFVAPPASEHAVAAVVRRFFPQAPLDPEMAGRLGPVMGRRSLPTASASWPVPAPVTSLQPA, encoded by the coding sequence ATGGTGCCTCGTTTCTTGGTTTCCGACATCGACGGCACCCTCCTGGACACAGGCGGCCGCTTGAGCGAGATCAACGAGCACGCGCTGCGCCGGCTGGTGGAGCGCGGCCTGCCGGTCACGCTCGCCACCGGTCGCACCGCCGCCGCAACCCTGCCGTTGGCCCGGCGCCTCGGCATCCGGCTGCCCGTCGTCACGTTCAACGGCGCTCAGGTGGTCAAAGAGGACGGGACGGTCTGCTTCCAGCAGCATCTGGCGCCAGAGGCCGTGGACGCCGTCGTCCGGCTGGCCGGCCGATCCGCTCTGGCCGGTTTCGTGTATGGCCGCTCTGGCATCACCCCGGTGGCAGGGGGTGAACGGCTGCGCGATCACCTGCTGATCGAGGACCGGGAGCACCTGCTACCGCCGTGGCCTGCGGGAGCGACCGGGCATGCGCCGTGGTGGCGCGAGGGGGGAGCCGTCAAGGTGCTCTTGCTCGCTCCCGACCCGGAGGCGGCCGACGCCTTCGCCCGGGAGGCCGCCCGGCCGGAGTTCGGGCACCTGTTCGGCCTCTTGCGCTCGGCGCCCGATTGTGTGGAGGTGATGGCGCCCGGCGTCAGCAAGGCGGCGGGCCTCGCGTACCTCTTGCGGTGGTTGCGCCTTCGCCCGGCCGAGGTCGTGGCCGTGGGCAACGCCCTCAACGACCTCCAGATGATCCAGCTGGCGGGCGCCGGCGTAGCCGTCCTGGACGCGGAGCCCGAGCTCCTTGCGGCCGCCGACTTCGTGGCGCCGCCGGCGTCGGAGCACGCGGTCGCCGCCGTCGTGCGCCGCTTCTTCCCCCAGGCGCCGCTCGACCCCGAGATGGCCGGCCGCCTCGGCCCGGTCATGGGCCGCCGCTCGCTCCCGACGGCCAGCGCGTCGTGGCCCGTCCCCGCCCCCGTCACCAGCCTGCAGCCTGCCTGA
- a CDS encoding ABC transporter substrate-binding protein has translation MSKQAMAAVLAALILVAGPYRPARASPATGEPITMWVPARGGYLPLWRHVAELARRAHPHLQLALEPIWDDYTARLTLALAERRAPPLVVVDAMTAARLAARGFLADVTDRVAPYGGHPAALTPFELGGRVWAVPAFLDPVLLYANEDQLRQAGVLPPQTGWSWQDLTEAARRVQASGTARWGMGVNGWPPMVMFVWQAGGELMVDGRPWTAEEPVVQAATYYRDFVRTGISPPAPRSWTEPPDLLFRASQAPFVMGLFSDPLETPARPGPFAGDAAGPSGPAGFRASVSPVPRGPAGCATWAWSEGVAASQPASARALEAVGYLAEAVARAGWMPLSDPDRDQATIAARVSAPCARSLPAHPALWEFDAAWMEKVVVPLLSEGEGAPDSTEDVRRLLHAAAGALQQALTTQASR, from the coding sequence GTGAGCAAGCAAGCGATGGCCGCCGTGCTGGCGGCCCTGATACTCGTCGCCGGGCCCTACCGCCCGGCGCGCGCCTCCCCGGCGACGGGTGAACCGATTACGATGTGGGTACCGGCCCGCGGGGGTTACCTGCCCCTCTGGCGGCACGTCGCGGAGCTGGCGCGCCGCGCCCACCCCCACCTCCAGCTCGCCCTCGAGCCCATCTGGGACGACTATACCGCCCGCCTGACGCTGGCCCTCGCCGAACGGCGGGCGCCGCCCCTGGTCGTCGTCGATGCCATGACCGCCGCGCGGCTGGCCGCCCGGGGCTTCCTGGCGGACGTGACCGATCGGGTGGCCCCTTACGGAGGCCATCCGGCCGCCCTCACTCCCTTCGAGCTCGGTGGGCGGGTGTGGGCCGTGCCGGCTTTCCTCGATCCGGTGCTCCTGTACGCCAACGAGGACCAGCTCCGGCAGGCCGGCGTCCTGCCCCCACAGACCGGCTGGAGCTGGCAAGACCTGACGGAGGCCGCCAGGAGGGTGCAGGCGTCGGGGACGGCCCGGTGGGGCATGGGAGTGAACGGCTGGCCGCCCATGGTCATGTTCGTCTGGCAGGCAGGGGGAGAGCTCATGGTCGACGGCCGGCCCTGGACCGCCGAAGAACCCGTCGTGCAGGCAGCGACCTACTACCGGGACTTCGTACGCACCGGGATCAGCCCTCCGGCGCCCCGCAGCTGGACCGAGCCGCCCGATCTCCTCTTCCGAGCGAGCCAGGCGCCCTTCGTGATGGGCCTCTTCTCCGACCCGCTGGAAACGCCGGCGCGCCCGGGGCCGTTCGCCGGGGACGCCGCAGGCCCCTCTGGGCCGGCCGGCTTCAGGGCGTCGGTCTCGCCCGTTCCGCGAGGGCCGGCGGGGTGCGCCACGTGGGCATGGAGCGAGGGAGTCGCTGCCTCGCAGCCGGCCTCGGCACGGGCGCTCGAAGCGGTCGGCTACCTGGCCGAGGCCGTTGCCCGCGCCGGATGGATGCCCCTCAGCGACCCCGACCGTGACCAGGCCACCATCGCCGCCAGGGTCTCGGCGCCGTGTGCGCGATCCCTGCCAGCCCATCCGGCGCTGTGGGAGTTCGACGCCGCATGGATGGAGAAGGTGGTCGTGCCGCTCTTGTCGGAGGGCGAAGGAGCTCCCGATTCCACCGAGGACGTGCGCCGGCTCTTGCACGCGGCCGCCGGTGCCCTGCAGCAGGCTTTGACGACGCAGGCCTCGCGGTGA
- a CDS encoding RibD family protein, with product MLRLFDASGRAPEPVDPPESIYDAIRWPAAPEDRPYVALNMVTTVDGKATLLRGRHRRPIGSAVDRALMVRLRAWVGAVVRGAGTVRQAPYYPSLPEGVPDRRRQAGLDPLPLVVILSSSGSLPTEVPLFRQAPRRPVVFTGPGAAPETLRRLREVADVLPVPVTGPDSIRWVLRTLRSRWGVQAVLSEGGPTLNSAFFRAGCVDELFWTVAPRIAGTSDDLSLVEGQGLIDPMPTLRLQSAHLHEDELYLRYRVLP from the coding sequence ATGCTCCGGCTTTTCGATGCCTCCGGCCGGGCGCCGGAGCCCGTAGATCCCCCCGAGTCCATCTACGATGCGATACGCTGGCCCGCCGCACCGGAGGACCGGCCCTATGTCGCGCTCAACATGGTCACGACCGTCGACGGCAAGGCCACCCTGCTCCGGGGGAGGCATCGCCGGCCCATCGGGAGCGCGGTGGACCGTGCGCTCATGGTCCGGCTGCGGGCCTGGGTGGGGGCGGTCGTGAGGGGCGCCGGGACGGTACGCCAGGCTCCCTACTACCCCTCCCTCCCGGAGGGGGTACCGGATCGGCGCCGGCAAGCAGGGCTCGACCCGCTGCCGCTGGTGGTCATCCTCTCCTCCTCGGGCTCGTTGCCCACCGAGGTGCCCCTGTTCCGGCAGGCGCCCCGCAGGCCCGTGGTGTTCACGGGACCCGGGGCCGCACCCGAGACCCTCCGGCGCCTCCGGGAAGTGGCGGACGTGCTCCCCGTGCCCGTGACGGGGCCCGACTCCATCCGGTGGGTGCTGCGCACCCTGCGGTCCCGTTGGGGCGTCCAGGCCGTCCTGAGCGAAGGCGGCCCTACCCTCAACTCGGCCTTTTTCCGGGCGGGTTGCGTCGACGAGTTGTTCTGGACGGTGGCTCCCCGCATCGCCGGCACATCGGACGATCTCTCCCTGGTGGAGGGCCAGGGGCTCATCGACCCCATGCCCACCCTGCGGCTCCAAAGCGCGCATCTTCATGAAGACGAGCTGTACTTGCGTTACCGGGTCCTTCCCTGA
- a CDS encoding TlpA disulfide reductase family protein — protein MRARRMASAAALAVAAAFLAGAVWYNRSLGSQAELGRPVPAFRLADLRNRPVETPALAGRPYVINFWTTWCEPCREEIPSLEAFYRRFGDRMPIVGVNVREPAGTVERFVQAFAMTYPVVRDVDGKVAERFRVRGYPESWLVGADGVARRYWPGPLTFETLEQAYREVTGQPIAAGSARGGPLPAGDAAVAAVSAGRDLFLVTSGRILQGDVRRWDRPEAWRALPLPEGAGGPRPVVTAATAASGQEGLVVALERETGDEVWAYDPGAARWSRQAIVPGRVLSLSPLTGGNYLAWVEGQGLVVVDGAGRSNPLVSQELPLPARQAHASVVGEWVVAATPVGVLRAPAGDGGVPLAGGTIRFSPTRLAEPARWVMPWGREWLVATQTGLYRYDPRDDQAAPLPGTPVRAFAALAPLPGGRVAAVAADGDLYQVDPADPAGGWQLSPIARGVP, from the coding sequence TTGCGAGCTCGCCGGATGGCCAGTGCAGCCGCGCTGGCGGTGGCAGCCGCCTTCCTTGCGGGGGCGGTCTGGTACAATCGCAGCCTCGGCAGCCAGGCCGAGCTCGGCCGGCCCGTGCCCGCCTTCCGGCTCGCCGACCTGCGCAACCGGCCGGTGGAGACGCCGGCCCTGGCAGGGCGACCTTACGTCATCAACTTCTGGACCACCTGGTGCGAGCCGTGCCGGGAGGAGATCCCCTCGCTCGAGGCTTTCTACCGGCGCTTCGGCGACCGCATGCCGATCGTCGGCGTCAACGTGCGGGAGCCGGCCGGCACGGTGGAGCGGTTCGTGCAGGCGTTCGCCATGACCTATCCGGTCGTCCGGGACGTGGACGGCAAGGTGGCCGAGCGGTTCCGAGTGCGAGGGTATCCCGAGAGCTGGCTCGTGGGGGCCGACGGGGTGGCCCGGCGGTACTGGCCCGGCCCTCTCACGTTCGAAACCCTGGAGCAGGCGTACCGGGAGGTCACCGGGCAACCCATCGCCGCGGGAAGCGCCCGGGGCGGCCCGCTACCGGCCGGCGACGCGGCCGTCGCCGCGGTCAGCGCCGGCCGCGACCTTTTCCTGGTGACCTCGGGCCGCATCCTCCAGGGTGACGTGCGCAGATGGGACCGGCCGGAGGCCTGGCGTGCACTGCCGCTCCCGGAGGGCGCCGGCGGCCCGCGGCCTGTCGTCACGGCGGCCACTGCCGCTTCGGGTCAGGAGGGGCTGGTGGTGGCCCTCGAGCGGGAGACGGGGGACGAGGTGTGGGCCTACGACCCCGGAGCTGCCCGGTGGAGCCGCCAGGCCATCGTCCCCGGGCGCGTGCTCTCCCTGTCTCCCCTGACAGGGGGCAACTACCTGGCCTGGGTGGAGGGGCAGGGGCTCGTCGTCGTGGACGGGGCCGGGCGCTCCAACCCCCTCGTGTCGCAGGAGCTGCCCCTGCCGGCCCGGCAGGCCCACGCGAGCGTGGTGGGGGAGTGGGTGGTGGCCGCCACGCCCGTGGGGGTGCTGCGCGCCCCGGCCGGCGACGGGGGTGTCCCGCTTGCGGGCGGGACCATTCGCTTCAGCCCGACGCGCCTTGCCGAGCCGGCCCGTTGGGTGATGCCATGGGGCCGGGAGTGGCTCGTAGCCACTCAGACGGGTCTGTACCGCTACGACCCTCGCGACGACCAGGCGGCCCCGCTGCCGGGTACCCCGGTGCGAGCGTTCGCGGCGCTCGCTCCGTTGCCCGGTGGGCGGGTGGCCGCGGTGGCGGCCGACGGGGACCTGTACCAGGTGGACCCGGCGGACCCGGCCGGCGGCTGGCAACTCTCGCCGATCGCCAGGGGGGTGCCGTGA